The Shewanella japonica genome has a window encoding:
- a CDS encoding cell division protein ZapC: protein MLLMPNKDWQWEFNECYKQLSISLGPDMEFLTPYKSKSLIPDALITSEFSVEHAKFYIHMLETLPKIVNMSDAAIVQTALNATASHFLLKPQMPKSWFFEISQECVYCEVGKLFLLNASGNNVLVLVVENSLQAALVMVLSKECPLTETKVLQQFETIKVMHNRLNPLKKIAQVVAA, encoded by the coding sequence ATGTTATTAATGCCAAATAAGGACTGGCAGTGGGAATTTAATGAATGCTATAAGCAATTAAGTATTTCATTGGGTCCTGACATGGAGTTCTTAACTCCATATAAAAGTAAATCTCTCATCCCTGATGCGTTAATAACATCAGAGTTTAGTGTCGAGCACGCTAAATTCTATATTCACATGCTTGAAACCTTACCTAAAATTGTCAATATGTCTGATGCGGCGATTGTTCAAACTGCATTAAATGCTACCGCCTCACATTTTTTGCTTAAACCACAAATGCCGAAATCATGGTTTTTTGAAATAAGCCAAGAATGTGTTTATTGCGAAGTTGGTAAACTATTTCTGTTAAATGCTAGTGGTAATAACGTACTGGTATTAGTGGTAGAAAATAGTTTGCAAGCAGCTTTAGTTATGGTGCTATCTAAAGAGTGCCCATTAACCGAAACTAAAGTTTTACAGCAATTTGAAACGATTAAAGTGATGCATAATCGATTAAACCCGCTGAAGAAGATTGCACAGGTTGTTGCTGCGTAA
- the xylB gene encoding xylulokinase, whose translation MYLGIDLGTSCIKLVLVTEGGTVVDTASVSLTVSRPQPLWSEQSAESWGEAAMTAMDKLAAKGQLADLKAIGLSGQMHGATLLDNHGDVLRPAMLWNDGRSAMQCSSIEESVPNARQLTGNMIMPGFTAPKLLWVKENEPAIFDKVAKVLLPKDYVRYLLTGEFASDLSDATGTVWTDVAKRDWDDNLLAATGLSRDHMPTLYEGSEITGYIKPELAKRWGIKQVPVVAGGGDNAAGAVGVGIIKPGQAMLSLGTSGVYFAVTDGYKSNPDSAVHSFCHALPGTWHLMSVVLSAASCLSWLANLVGNVSVPELLNELAQQQSDNQSDLIFLPYLSGERTPHNNPHAKGVFFGLTHSTERADMTKAVLEGVGYAFADGCDALHASGVKPDEVSLIGGGAKSEYWRKLLANILGQNLVYRQGGDVGPALGAARLAQLAVTPNANIEDICPVPTLVESYEPNQAEFNHHKERREKFSQIYQNLNSLF comes from the coding sequence GTGTACTTAGGGATTGATTTAGGAACATCTTGTATAAAGCTAGTTTTAGTCACTGAAGGCGGCACTGTTGTAGATACAGCGAGTGTGTCGCTCACCGTTTCTCGTCCACAACCATTATGGTCAGAACAATCTGCTGAGTCTTGGGGTGAAGCAGCGATGACAGCAATGGACAAACTTGCTGCTAAAGGTCAACTCGCAGATTTAAAAGCAATTGGACTTTCAGGCCAAATGCATGGCGCAACATTACTTGATAATCATGGTGACGTACTTCGTCCTGCAATGTTATGGAATGATGGTCGAAGTGCAATGCAGTGCTCTAGTATTGAGGAATCAGTGCCTAATGCTCGTCAGCTTACCGGTAACATGATTATGCCAGGTTTTACTGCGCCAAAGTTATTGTGGGTTAAAGAGAACGAGCCTGCGATTTTCGATAAGGTCGCAAAAGTATTATTACCAAAAGATTATGTTCGTTACCTTCTAACTGGTGAATTTGCATCTGATTTATCCGATGCAACAGGCACTGTATGGACTGATGTGGCGAAGCGAGATTGGGATGACAATTTACTGGCTGCTACAGGCCTTTCTCGTGACCACATGCCAACTCTTTATGAAGGGTCTGAAATCACTGGTTACATTAAACCAGAATTAGCCAAACGCTGGGGTATTAAACAAGTGCCAGTCGTTGCCGGTGGCGGTGATAATGCTGCTGGTGCGGTAGGTGTAGGCATCATTAAGCCTGGTCAAGCTATGTTGTCTCTTGGGACTTCCGGTGTTTATTTTGCGGTGACTGACGGTTACAAATCTAACCCAGATAGTGCTGTTCATAGCTTCTGTCATGCGCTTCCTGGTACATGGCATTTAATGTCTGTTGTATTGAGTGCTGCTTCTTGTTTGAGTTGGTTAGCAAATTTAGTCGGTAATGTCAGTGTACCTGAGTTATTAAATGAATTAGCACAACAACAATCAGATAACCAATCAGATCTTATTTTCTTACCTTATTTAAGTGGCGAACGCACGCCACACAATAATCCACACGCTAAAGGTGTTTTCTTTGGGCTTACTCATTCAACTGAACGAGCTGACATGACTAAAGCCGTGTTAGAAGGAGTGGGCTATGCATTTGCTGATGGCTGCGATGCATTGCATGCATCGGGCGTAAAGCCTGATGAAGTGTCCTTGATAGGTGGTGGTGCTAAAAGTGAATATTGGCGCAAATTATTGGCAAATATTCTTGGCCAAAATCTCGTTTATCGACAAGGCGGCGATGTTGGTCCCGCGCTTGGCGCTGCACGACTTGCGCAACTCGCGGTAACACCCAATGCCAATATTGAAGATATTTGTCCTGTACCAACATTAGTTGAGTCATATGAACCCAATCAAGCCGAATTTAACCATCACAAAGAGCGTCGTGAAAAATTCAGCCAAATTTATCAAAACCTAAATTCATTATTTTAA
- the xylA gene encoding xylose isomerase produces the protein MSEFFSGVSKIKYEGPESTNPLAFRYYDENKVVLGKTMKEHLRFAACYWHNFCWNGFDIFGANTFDRPWLESGEPLAMAKQKADVAFEFFQKLGVPYYCFHDVDVSPEGANIREYLNNFAEMTDVLAQKQEETGMKLLWGTANLFSNKRYMSGGATNPDPEVFAYGATQVCTAMNATQRLGGENYVLWGGREGYETLLNTDLKREREQFARFLTMVVEHKHKIGFKGALLIEPKPQEPTKHQYDYDTATVHGFLSQYGLEKEFQVNIEANHATLAGHSFHHEIANAFALDVFGSIDANRGDPQLGWDTDQFPNSVEEMTLIMHEILKGGGFKSGGFNFDTKIRRQSIDPNDLFHGHIGGMDTIAVALLKAADMFTDATLEKKVAQRYAGWDGELGQNILNGKLDLAGLSEFAQAKQLDPKPQSGQQELLENYVNRMIF, from the coding sequence ATGAGTGAATTCTTTAGTGGCGTCAGCAAAATAAAATATGAAGGCCCAGAATCAACTAATCCTTTGGCGTTTCGTTATTACGATGAAAATAAAGTCGTATTAGGTAAAACAATGAAAGAACATCTGCGTTTTGCAGCATGTTACTGGCATAACTTTTGTTGGAATGGTTTTGATATTTTTGGTGCTAATACCTTTGACCGTCCTTGGTTAGAATCTGGCGAACCTTTAGCAATGGCAAAACAAAAAGCCGATGTCGCGTTTGAGTTTTTCCAAAAGCTTGGCGTGCCTTATTACTGTTTTCACGATGTAGATGTTTCTCCAGAAGGTGCCAACATTCGTGAATATCTAAATAACTTTGCTGAAATGACGGATGTGCTTGCACAGAAGCAAGAAGAGACCGGCATGAAGTTACTATGGGGTACTGCAAACTTATTCAGTAATAAGCGTTATATGTCAGGTGGCGCGACGAATCCAGACCCTGAAGTGTTCGCTTATGGCGCAACCCAAGTTTGTACAGCAATGAATGCAACACAACGCCTAGGCGGTGAGAACTACGTTTTATGGGGCGGGCGTGAAGGTTACGAAACGCTATTAAATACCGATTTAAAGCGTGAGCGCGAACAGTTTGCTCGATTCCTTACCATGGTAGTTGAACATAAACATAAAATTGGATTTAAAGGTGCTCTATTAATCGAACCAAAACCACAAGAGCCGACTAAGCATCAGTATGATTACGATACAGCTACGGTACATGGTTTCTTATCTCAGTACGGTTTAGAAAAAGAGTTCCAAGTGAACATCGAAGCGAACCACGCAACGCTTGCAGGGCATTCATTCCATCATGAAATTGCTAATGCCTTTGCACTTGATGTGTTTGGCTCTATCGACGCTAACCGTGGTGATCCTCAACTGGGTTGGGATACGGATCAGTTCCCAAATAGTGTCGAAGAAATGACATTAATCATGCATGAAATTTTGAAAGGTGGTGGCTTTAAGTCAGGCGGCTTTAACTTTGATACCAAAATCCGCCGTCAAAGTATCGATCCAAATGATCTATTCCACGGCCATATTGGTGGTATGGATACGATTGCTGTGGCATTGCTTAAAGCGGCTGACATGTTTACAGATGCAACCTTAGAGAAAAAGGTTGCGCAACGCTATGCTGGCTGGGATGGTGAACTAGGTCAAAACATTTTAAATGGCAAGCTAGATTTAGCAGGCTTAAGTGAATTCGCCCAAGCTAAGCAGCTTGACCCTAAACCGCAAAGTGGTCAGCAAGAGTTATTAGAAAATTATGTTAATCGCATGATTTTTTAA
- a CDS encoding Gfo/Idh/MocA family protein: MKQVSWGIIGAGRIAHQFAADMSYVDNSRLYAIAARDSKRAEAFKTQYDICQSYGDYDSLFNDENVDAIYIATPHNFHFEQAKAAILAGKAVLCEKPITISTEEAKALYQLAKQKKVYLLEGMWTYFLPAIQQAKEWVKEGHIGNLMHIKADFGYPQAYEPNSREYAKELAGGCVYDMGVYPIAITQLFINETPISGFVTSHLAPNGIENDAAFIFEYENVTATLATSFRCKLQNWAYIIGDKGYIAIPDFWRASQCFLYQGDELISEFTDKRKSIGFNFEIEAAANDILAGKLSSNIVTEHMSLAFQARMEWIKSQINQ; this comes from the coding sequence ATGAAGCAAGTTAGCTGGGGAATTATTGGGGCAGGTAGGATTGCTCATCAATTTGCTGCAGATATGTCATATGTCGACAATAGCAGATTATATGCCATCGCAGCACGTGACTCTAAAAGAGCTGAAGCTTTTAAGACGCAATATGATATTTGTCAATCTTACGGAGATTATGACAGTTTATTCAATGATGAAAATGTCGATGCTATTTATATTGCGACCCCACACAATTTTCATTTCGAGCAAGCAAAGGCTGCAATTCTGGCAGGAAAGGCCGTACTGTGTGAAAAGCCAATTACCATCTCTACTGAAGAAGCAAAGGCACTTTATCAATTAGCAAAGCAAAAAAAAGTTTATTTGTTAGAAGGAATGTGGACGTATTTTTTACCAGCGATTCAGCAAGCAAAGGAATGGGTTAAAGAAGGACATATTGGCAATTTAATGCACATTAAAGCTGATTTTGGTTATCCGCAGGCTTATGAACCTAACTCAAGAGAGTATGCCAAAGAGCTTGCTGGTGGCTGTGTATATGATATGGGAGTATATCCTATTGCCATTACTCAACTTTTCATTAATGAAACGCCAATATCAGGATTTGTTACCTCACATCTGGCACCTAATGGAATCGAAAATGATGCAGCTTTCATATTTGAATATGAAAATGTAACGGCCACCTTAGCTACATCTTTTAGATGCAAATTACAGAATTGGGCTTACATCATTGGTGACAAAGGTTATATTGCTATTCCAGACTTTTGGCGAGCAAGTCAGTGCTTTTTATATCAGGGAGATGAGCTAATCTCAGAGTTTACTGATAAACGTAAAAGTATCGGTTTTAATTTTGAAATAGAAGCTGCTGCAAACGATATTTTGGCAGGTAAACTCTCATCTAATATAGTGACTGAGCATATGTCATTAGCATTTCAAGCACGGATGGAATGGATCAAATCCCAAATAAACCAATAG
- a CDS encoding GNAT family N-acetyltransferase has translation MNIEIKPITPNQDQTVADIIAKVGTEFGAIGEGFGPSDPEVSQMSRYYSLENKSQYYVATLNGQIVGCGGIAKFNDSEQTCELRKLFLLPESRGFGIGRKLTKVCLDFAQSQGYEQCYLDTLASMKAAISLYESMGFTHLDKPLTGTIHGGCDIWMLKRF, from the coding sequence ATGAATATTGAAATCAAACCGATCACACCAAATCAAGATCAGACAGTTGCAGATATTATTGCAAAAGTAGGTACAGAATTTGGTGCAATTGGGGAGGGGTTTGGTCCTTCAGATCCTGAAGTAAGTCAAATGAGCCGATATTATTCTTTAGAAAATAAAAGCCAATATTATGTAGCCACATTAAATGGCCAAATTGTGGGATGCGGTGGAATAGCAAAGTTTAATGACAGTGAGCAAACTTGTGAATTACGAAAATTGTTCCTGTTACCAGAATCAAGAGGCTTTGGCATTGGTAGAAAACTTACTAAAGTGTGTTTGGATTTTGCGCAATCTCAAGGATACGAGCAGTGCTATTTAGATACCTTAGCATCAATGAAAGCTGCTATTTCTTTATATGAATCTATGGGATTTACACATTTAGATAAGCCTCTTACAGGAACTATTCATGGTGGCTGTGATATATGGATGCTTAAGCGTTTTTAA
- a CDS encoding LacI family DNA-binding transcriptional regulator encodes MSPISKSNSKTKSTIQDVAELAGVSKMTVSRVLNNDEKVSDKTRLKVKEAANKLHYRPNISARRLASAKSYFIGLLYENPSQGGYVSQFMMSALKSCRQRGYHLVVDECEGTQVEKLTITRDLVEETRVDGVILLPPFCNNIEILNELKALNVPYIRVSPDVELTQSPFVCMDDYQAAFEMTNLLIEQGHRDIAFIIGHPDVGASRLRYQGFLDAMRSNKLTIPPEYIEQGLFSYKSGLSAAKALLTCNNMPTAIFASNDDMAAAVISVANSLGIQVPQQLSVVGYDDTPIATTIWPNITTVKQPIEAMAEAAIAMLTTGKFDQGLSDKLSDLRHVLDFELKQRDSTSRVKS; translated from the coding sequence ATGAGTCCAATAAGTAAGAGTAATTCTAAAACAAAATCCACGATTCAGGATGTTGCTGAATTAGCTGGTGTATCAAAAATGACAGTTTCTCGAGTGTTGAACAATGATGAAAAGGTCAGTGATAAAACGCGTTTAAAAGTTAAAGAGGCGGCCAATAAATTACATTACAGACCAAATATTTCGGCTCGTCGCTTAGCCAGTGCAAAATCTTACTTCATTGGATTACTGTACGAAAACCCTAGCCAAGGTGGTTATGTCAGTCAGTTTATGATGTCAGCGTTAAAAAGCTGTCGGCAGCGTGGTTATCATTTAGTCGTTGATGAATGTGAAGGGACTCAGGTAGAAAAACTGACTATTACTCGTGATCTCGTTGAAGAAACCCGTGTCGATGGCGTCATTTTATTGCCGCCATTTTGCAATAATATTGAAATTCTAAATGAGCTTAAAGCATTGAACGTTCCTTACATTCGTGTTTCACCTGATGTCGAGCTGACTCAATCCCCATTTGTTTGTATGGATGATTATCAAGCCGCTTTTGAAATGACTAATCTATTGATAGAGCAAGGGCATAGAGATATAGCGTTTATTATTGGACATCCAGATGTAGGAGCAAGTCGATTACGTTATCAAGGCTTCTTAGATGCAATGCGTTCAAATAAGTTAACTATACCGCCAGAATACATTGAGCAAGGTTTGTTCAGTTATAAATCTGGATTAAGCGCGGCTAAGGCGTTGTTAACTTGTAATAATATGCCAACAGCTATTTTCGCAAGTAATGATGATATGGCGGCAGCGGTTATCTCTGTGGCAAATTCTTTAGGGATACAAGTCCCTCAGCAACTTAGTGTTGTAGGTTATGATGATACGCCAATAGCGACGACGATTTGGCCCAACATTACAACGGTTAAGCAACCAATTGAAGCCATGGCAGAAGCTGCAATAGCAATGTTGACGACAGGAAAGTTTGATCAAGGCTTGAGTGATAAATTGTCTGACTTACGCCACGTGCTTGATTTTGAATTAAAACAGCGTGATTCAACGAGCCGGGTTAAGTCATAG
- a CDS encoding glycoside hydrolase family 43 protein, which yields MNLPDINPILPGFNPDPSIVRVNDDYYIAVSTFEWYPGVQIYHSTDLVNWTLVHRPLNRADLLDMTGVPDSCGIWAPCLTHNNGKFYLIYTNVKRFDGNFKDSPNYLTTCETIDGEWTRPVYLNSSGFDPSLFHDDDGKKWLLNMVWDYRPDRSFFGGIALQQYCDKTERLIGESKIIFTGTEFGLTEGPHLYKKNGYYYLLTAEGGTGYEHVCTMARSKHIDGPYDVDPQGPIVATVPHLQHKLQRNGHGSLVESKEGEWYLAHLTSRPLDIEQPTSQRSSPMGRETAIESVQYTDDGWFRLATNSSLAQLNPIGLTAKPQRDFSFRDEFTDRFIADQFQWLRSPTPENFVSTTRKPGSLLLTGMHSLGSTFEQALVATRQRHFSFVAQTKIMFESNHFQQTAGLICYYNAHKFHYLYLSYDEKIGLNLDIMSCEGEQSLDLVFPIFEQRIPLLQSSVYLRADVHYETLKFEYSLNGSDWFHIASLDYSLISDEAGKGEGSSFTGAFVGLCAQDLTGQNTVAEFSYFDYKERHQ from the coding sequence ATGAATTTACCCGATATTAATCCCATACTGCCAGGGTTTAATCCAGATCCAAGCATTGTACGTGTGAATGATGATTACTATATCGCTGTATCAACATTTGAGTGGTATCCAGGGGTACAAATCTATCATTCAACAGATTTGGTTAATTGGACCTTAGTCCATCGACCGTTAAATCGAGCTGATTTATTAGATATGACTGGTGTCCCAGACTCATGTGGTATATGGGCACCATGTCTTACACACAATAATGGTAAGTTTTATCTTATTTATACCAACGTCAAACGATTTGATGGCAACTTTAAAGATTCACCTAATTATTTAACTACCTGTGAAACAATCGATGGAGAGTGGACTCGTCCGGTTTATCTCAATAGTAGTGGCTTTGATCCATCTTTATTTCACGATGACGATGGGAAAAAGTGGCTATTGAATATGGTTTGGGATTATCGGCCAGATAGAAGTTTCTTCGGTGGTATCGCTTTACAACAATATTGCGATAAAACAGAAAGATTAATTGGCGAGTCGAAAATTATTTTTACGGGTACAGAGTTCGGGTTAACTGAAGGGCCTCATTTATATAAAAAAAATGGTTACTATTATTTATTAACTGCTGAGGGGGGGACTGGGTACGAACATGTTTGTACTATGGCCCGTTCAAAACATATCGATGGCCCTTATGACGTTGATCCTCAAGGTCCTATTGTAGCAACGGTTCCTCATTTACAGCACAAATTGCAACGTAATGGTCATGGTAGCTTAGTAGAAAGTAAAGAAGGGGAATGGTATTTAGCTCATCTGACTTCTAGACCACTTGATATTGAACAACCTACATCACAGCGTAGCAGTCCTATGGGCAGAGAAACAGCAATAGAATCTGTTCAATATACCGATGATGGTTGGTTTAGGTTAGCGACTAACTCATCGCTGGCACAATTAAATCCAATTGGATTAACAGCTAAACCGCAGCGAGATTTCTCGTTTAGAGATGAATTCACAGATAGATTTATCGCGGATCAATTTCAATGGCTTAGAAGTCCAACCCCTGAAAACTTTGTAAGCACAACCCGTAAACCAGGTAGCTTATTGCTGACAGGAATGCATTCATTAGGTAGCACATTTGAGCAAGCGTTGGTTGCGACAAGGCAGCGTCATTTTTCATTTGTTGCTCAAACCAAAATCATGTTTGAATCTAACCACTTTCAGCAAACCGCAGGATTAATTTGTTATTACAACGCTCATAAATTTCATTATTTATATTTATCTTATGATGAAAAAATTGGGCTAAACCTAGATATTATGAGCTGTGAAGGTGAGCAAAGTTTAGATCTTGTATTTCCAATATTTGAACAGCGTATTCCCTTGTTACAATCATCGGTTTATCTACGAGCAGATGTGCACTATGAAACACTTAAATTTGAATACTCATTAAATGGATCTGACTGGTTTCACATTGCGTCTTTAGATTACAGTTTAATTTCTGATGAAGCAGGCAAAGGAGAAGGTTCCAGTTTTACTGGTGCATTTGTTGGTTTATGTGCTCAAGATTTAACTGGGCAAAACACAGTTGCAGAGTTTAGTTACTTTGACTACAAAGAACGCCATCAATAG
- a CDS encoding GGDEF domain-containing protein, whose translation MFDFILRPFHQKLTGFSLLRFKHYHVHQVMLPYSGFLLSVIPIYLLFGLLDYQHLTEHAWVATLSRVFLSILCIVVLITLRRYASKYLELAELFLVLTVYMSIITIGKLAMTQGNFDYQSGGVLVMVYIGALSRMPFKLSLFGLSLMLLSYLLIIAPDRIGQDYGEELDRISIFFAVFLISLVASLRRDSETRKSFQQFSQIRSQQLRLRASQKKLALQTVTDPLTELKNRLYLTKNGPQIEQSAQHTNKPLSVLMIDIDNFKSINDTYGHQVGDNVIYGVAQIIRQHCGRYTGMNVRYGGEEFLSVFQCFNEQQLCQIAEKILDDVPKLYWPNTNLRVTISIGASIDVKQRWDLNELVSHGDKALYLAKQNGKNQIQLITQ comes from the coding sequence ATGTTCGACTTTATTTTACGGCCTTTTCATCAAAAACTAACCGGTTTTTCGTTATTGCGTTTTAAGCATTATCACGTCCATCAAGTCATGTTGCCGTATTCCGGATTTTTGTTATCTGTCATTCCTATTTATCTTTTATTTGGCCTTTTAGATTACCAGCACTTAACTGAGCATGCTTGGGTTGCGACACTCAGCAGAGTCTTCTTATCGATACTTTGCATAGTGGTGTTAATTACCTTGCGGCGTTATGCATCCAAGTATTTAGAGCTCGCCGAGCTGTTTTTAGTGTTAACGGTATACATGTCGATTATTACTATCGGAAAATTGGCGATGACCCAAGGTAATTTTGATTATCAATCAGGTGGCGTGTTAGTCATGGTTTACATCGGGGCATTATCTCGAATGCCATTTAAGCTGAGCCTATTTGGTTTATCACTGATGTTGTTGAGTTATTTACTGATAATCGCACCAGATAGAATTGGACAAGATTATGGTGAAGAGCTCGATAGAATATCTATCTTTTTTGCTGTGTTCCTAATTAGTTTAGTGGCTAGCTTACGCCGAGATTCTGAAACTCGTAAAAGCTTCCAGCAGTTTAGCCAAATTAGAAGCCAACAGTTACGGCTTAGAGCAAGTCAAAAAAAATTAGCGTTGCAAACAGTTACGGACCCATTAACCGAGCTTAAAAACCGTTTGTATTTAACTAAAAATGGTCCGCAAATTGAACAAAGCGCGCAACACACGAATAAACCATTAAGCGTGTTAATGATAGATATTGATAACTTCAAATCAATTAATGATACCTACGGCCACCAAGTAGGTGACAATGTTATTTATGGAGTAGCGCAAATTATACGTCAACATTGCGGTCGGTATACTGGAATGAATGTACGATACGGAGGAGAAGAGTTTTTATCTGTTTTTCAGTGCTTCAATGAGCAACAGTTATGTCAGATTGCAGAGAAAATCTTAGATGATGTTCCCAAATTGTATTGGCCGAATACCAACCTCAGGGTCACGATTTCTATTGGGGCGTCAATAGATGTAAAACAACGTTGGGATTTGAACGAGTTGGTTTCTCATGGTGATAAAGCCTTATATCTTGCAAAACAGAATGGTAAAAATCAGATTCAATTGATAACGCAGTAA
- a CDS encoding methyl-accepting chemotaxis protein yields the protein MNAIDHFFRKTSISNRLMAMIVVAAFATVLMFLFAFNRIENVLVQEKQAKLTGIIEVASSVINQFYLASEQGDMSEAEAKLAAINALDNLRYSGNEYFFTVDTSGVMVQHAFAKKLINTNVLSMRDPDNVPLFQLMIERTHNAKNATVNYMWNKPNQDTPSPKMSVVERFTPWGWVVGTGIYIDDIQTQKTEFLMQYLFLLLLVWLPILIILFVITKSISKPMQQTISAFENIAKGEGDLTLRLAEDGQDELKQIAHNFNIFTDKIQNLVSSVAGNVTQSQALAQQLASISSDANQVSSNVQMETENVATAINEMSMTAAEVASNAQAAAQSANIADTEADNTAMIVDKAMSKIGDLSSELQQTESVAKGLKVSSSQIGQILDVIVGIAEQTNLLALNAAIEAARAGEAGRGFAVVADEVRTLASRTQDSTREINGIIDAIREAIEDVNHSVERALTQSDETVGETQKVEQALHSIKSAIGDISQMNIQIAGATEEQSAVISELNMNITRINDMSVENKNHNEKLLDSSDNIAKGSNELEKIVGQFKV from the coding sequence ATGAATGCTATAGATCATTTTTTTCGTAAAACGAGTATTTCTAACCGCTTGATGGCCATGATTGTGGTTGCAGCTTTTGCAACTGTGCTCATGTTTTTGTTCGCTTTTAACCGTATCGAAAATGTATTGGTGCAAGAAAAGCAGGCCAAACTTACTGGTATTATTGAGGTCGCAAGCTCTGTCATCAATCAGTTTTATTTGGCTTCTGAGCAAGGTGATATGTCGGAGGCAGAAGCGAAACTTGCTGCTATTAATGCCTTAGATAATTTACGTTATTCTGGTAATGAATATTTTTTTACCGTTGATACCAGTGGGGTCATGGTACAACACGCATTTGCGAAAAAACTCATCAATACAAATGTGTTATCAATGCGTGACCCTGATAATGTGCCGTTATTTCAATTAATGATTGAACGTACTCATAATGCCAAAAATGCCACGGTTAACTACATGTGGAATAAACCCAATCAAGATACTCCTAGCCCTAAAATGAGTGTTGTCGAACGTTTTACTCCATGGGGATGGGTCGTTGGTACGGGGATTTATATCGACGATATCCAAACGCAAAAAACTGAATTTTTAATGCAATATTTATTTTTACTCTTATTGGTTTGGTTACCGATCCTGATTATTTTGTTTGTTATCACTAAAAGTATTTCAAAGCCGATGCAACAGACTATTTCAGCTTTTGAGAATATTGCTAAAGGTGAAGGGGATTTGACACTGAGATTAGCTGAAGATGGTCAAGATGAACTTAAGCAAATTGCCCATAATTTTAATATTTTTACAGACAAGATCCAAAATCTAGTATCTTCAGTTGCGGGAAATGTCACTCAAAGCCAAGCTCTTGCTCAACAGCTTGCATCTATATCATCTGATGCAAATCAAGTGTCGAGTAATGTTCAAATGGAAACCGAAAATGTTGCTACTGCGATAAATGAAATGTCGATGACAGCCGCAGAAGTTGCGTCAAATGCACAAGCTGCTGCACAGAGTGCAAATATTGCCGACACTGAAGCCGACAATACTGCCATGATTGTAGATAAGGCAATGTCAAAAATTGGTGATTTGTCTTCTGAGCTACAACAAACCGAATCTGTTGCAAAAGGCCTAAAAGTTAGCTCAAGCCAGATTGGGCAAATATTAGATGTTATTGTTGGTATTGCTGAGCAAACCAATTTATTGGCATTGAATGCTGCTATTGAAGCCGCTCGTGCTGGTGAAGCGGGTCGAGGCTTTGCTGTGGTTGCCGATGAGGTTAGAACGCTTGCTAGTAGAACGCAAGATTCAACCCGTGAAATCAATGGCATTATTGACGCTATTAGAGAGGCTATTGAAGATGTAAACCATTCAGTAGAACGTGCTTTAACACAATCAGATGAAACCGTGGGTGAAACGCAAAAAGTAGAACAAGCACTTCATTCAATTAAGTCAGCGATTGGGGATATTTCTCAAATGAATATTCAAATAGCAGGTGCAACAGAAGAGCAAAGTGCAGTGATTTCAGAATTAAATATGAATATTACCCGCATTAATGATATGTCGGTAGAGAATAAAAATCATAACGAGAAATTACTGGATAGTAGTGACAATATAGCAAAAGGCTCAAATGAGCTTGAAAAGATAGTAGGGCAGTTTAAAGTGTAA